The nucleotide window GTACACATGAGCGCGCTTTTTCTGGCTATTCCCCTGACCATTTTCGTGCTGTTTGTTCTGCCGATTTGGTTATGGCTGCACTACAGCAACCGTTCTTCACGCGGCGACCTTTCCCAGAGTGAGCAACAACGTCTGGTGCAGTTGTCCGATCAGGCGAATAAGATGCGCGACCGTATTCAGGCGCTGGAAGCAATCCTGGATGCGGAACACCCGAACTGGAGGGATCGTTAATGTCTGGACTGAACCTGAATAAGAAACTGTGGCGGATCCCTCAGCTTGGCATGATTCGCGGTGTTTGCGCCGGGCTGGCGCATTATCTCGACGTCCCGGTGAAACTGGTGCGGGTGGTCGCGGTGTTATCCATTTTCTTTGGTCTGGGGTTCATCACCCTGGTGGCGTACATCATTCTGGCGTTTGTGCTCGACCCGATGCCGGAAGGGGAGCTGGCGGCTGAAGGTGCGCCAACCAGTAATGACATTCTGAATGAAGTGGACGCTGAACTGGCCGCAGGCGAGAAGCGTTTACGTGAAATGGAACGTTATGTCACGTCAGATACCTTTACGCTGAGAAGCCGTTTTCGTCAGCTTTAAGAGAGAGCATTAATGAATCGAAACTGGCAACAGGCTGGTCAGAAGATAAAACCCGGCCTGAAAATCGCAGGTAAACTGGTTCTGCTGACGGCATTACGTTTCGGCCCGGCAGGTGTGGCGGGCTGGGCGGTCAAATCTGTTGCCCGCAAACCGGTCAGAATGTTGCTGGCGGTAGCGCTGGAGCCGCTGTTGAGAACGCTGGCCGGACGCCTCTCGGGAAAACTGAAATAACGTTCATACGGTACGCTGATGCGCGTGCCGTTTTGCTGCAAGGTTTTATTCCTTTCATGTTGCCCCCATATCATATTTTTAAGAATACAAACGCCTTCAGGCAAAAAGGACGGCGATGAAGCGACTTAAAAACGAATTCAATTCTCTGGTGAACCGTGGCGTTGATCGCCATCTGCGTCTGGCGGTGACGGGGCTGAGCCGTAGCGGTAAAACGGCGTTCATCACCGCAATGGTGAACCAGTTACTTAACCTGCACACCGGGGCGCGATTACCGCTGTTGAGCGCCGTGCGGGAAGAACGTCTGCTGGGCGTTAAGCGTGTACCACAGCGTGATTTTGGTATTCCACGTTTTACCTATGACGAAGGGCTGGCGCAGCTGTACGGTGAACCACCGACCTGGCCGACGCCTACCCGTGGGGTGAGTGAAATTCGTCTGGCGCTGCGTTTTCGCTCCAGTGAATCGCTGATGCGACATTTTAAAGACACCTCTACGCTGTATCTTGAAATCGTGGATTACCCCGGCGAATGGCTGCTCGATTTACCTATGCTGGCACAGGATTACCTCACCTGGTCCCGACAGATGACCGGTTTGTTACAGGGTCACCGTGCCGAGTGGTCGGCGAAATGGCGGACGCTGTGCGAAGGCTTAGATCCGCTTGCTCCTGCGGATGAAAACCGGCTGGCAGCCATTGCCGAAGCCTGGACGGATTATTTGCACCAGTGTAAGCAGGAAGGGTTGCATTTCATCCAGCCGGGGCGTTTTGTCCTGCCAGGGGATCTGGCGGGTGCGCCTGCACTCCAGTTTTTCCCGTGGCCGGACGTGGATGCCATCGGAGAATCAAAGCTGGCACAGGCGGATAAGCACACTAACGCCGGAATGCTGCGCGAGCGTTACAATTATTACTGTGAAAAAGTGGTGAAGGGGTTCTATAAAAATTACTTTTTACGTTTCGATCGTCAGATTGTGCTGGTGGACTGCCTACAGCCGCTCAACAGCGGGCCGCAGGCGTTCAACGATATGCGCCTGGCACTGACACAGCTGATGCAAAGTTTTCACTACGGGCAGCGCACGTTGTTCCGCCGCCTGTTTTCACCGGTGATCGACAAACTGCTGTTTGCGGCGACTAAAGCTGACCACGTGACGGTCGATCAACATGCCAATATGGTGTCGCTGTTGCAGCAACTGGTGCAGGATGCGTGGCAAAACGCGGCATTCGAAGGGATCAGTATGGACTGCCTCGGGCTGGCTTCCGTACAGGCAACGCAGGGGGGGCTGATTGACCTCAACGGCGAGAAAATTCCGGCATTGCGGGGTAACCGACTGAGTGATGGTGAACCGCTCACCGTCTATCCGGGTGAAGTGCCCGCGCGCCTGCCGGGACAGGCATTCTGGCAAAACCAGGGTTTCCAGTTTGAAGCATTCCGCCCGCAGGCCATGAACGTTGACCAGCCGTTGCCGCACATTCGTCTGGATGCGGCGCTGGAGTTTTTGATTGGAGATAAATTGCGATGACGGAACCGTTAAAACCGCGCATTGACTTTACCGGGACGCTTGAACAGGAGCAGCAAGAGGCGTTTAAAACGGCGCAGACGTTCAGCGGCCCGCAGGCGGATAATTTTGCACCAGCACTGACCGAAGAACGGGGTGTCGAGGAAGGTCAGGCAGAAGCTGTCATTGAAGCTGCGCTGCGCCCAAAACGCAGTCTCTGGCGCAAGATGGTGGGCGCAGGGCTGGCGCTGTTTGGTGTTAGCGTGATTGGACAGGGCGTGCAGTGGACTATCAACGCCTGGCAAACTCAGGACTGGGTGGCGATGGGCGGTTGTGCCGCGGGGGCGCTGATTGTGGGGGCTGGTGTCGGGTCGGTTGCCACCGAGTGGCGTCGCCTGTGGCGTTTGCGACAACGCGCACATGAACGTGATGAAGCCCGGGATCTGCTGCACAGCCACGGCACGGGAAAAGGCCGTGCTTTCTGTGAACAACTGGCCACTCAGGCCGGGATAGACCAGTCACATCCGGCGCTTCAGCGCTGGTATGCCGCCATCCATGAAACCCAGAATGACCGGGAAGTGGTGACGCTTTATTCCCACATGGTACAACCCGTGCTGGATGCGCAGGCGCGACGTGAAATTAGCCGTTCGGCGGCAGAATCCACGTTGATGATTGCCGTCAGCCCGCTGGCGCTGGTGGACATGGCGTTTATCGCCTGGCGTAACCTGCGCCTGATTAACCGCATCGCGAATCTTTACGGTATTGAGCTGGGTTATTACAGCCGCCTGAGGTTGTTTAAGCTGGTCTTACTGAATATCGCCTTTGCCGGTGCCAGCGAACTGGTACGCGAAGTGGGGATGGACTGGATGTCGCAGGATCTGGCCGCGCGGCTTTCGGCACGCGCTGCACAGGGGATTGGTGCCGGTTTACTGACTGCGCGCCTGGGTATTAAAGCGATGGAAGTCTGCCGTCCGCTACCGTGGATTGACGACGATAAGCCACGGTTGGGCGATTTCCGCCGTGAGTTAATCGGCCAGCTTAAAGAAACGCTCAATAAAAAACCCACTCAGTAAGAGGTTTGTTCACTATTCGTGCTGGCTGTCAATATTTGTTGACAGCCATCTTCCGGATCACCGTGATCTGACATATCATTTTAATGTTATTGGCTTAAACGGTGAATTTCCCATGCGTCTGGAAGTCTTTTGTGAAGACCGTCTCGGTCTGACCCGCGAGTTACTCGATCTTCTTGTTTTGCGTAGCATTGATTTACGTGGCATTGAGATCGATCCTGTCGGGCGAATTTACCTCAATTTTGCCGAAATTGAATTTAATACCTTCAGTAGCCTGATGGCGGAAATCCGCCGTATCGCTGGCGTTACGGATGTACGCACCATTCCCTGGATGCCATCAGAGCGTGAGCATCTGGCGCTGAGTGCCTTGCTGGAAGCGATGCCGGAGCCTTTCCTGTCTCTGGATCTGAAAAGTAAAGTTGAGCGCGTCAACCAGGCCAGCTGCCAGCTCTTCGCACAGGGCCAGGAGAAGCTCAGCAACCATCACGCCTCACAGTTGATCCCAGGTTTTAACTTCCTGCGCTGGCTGGAGAGCAGCCCGCAGAACACGCATAGCGAACATGTGGTCATAAACGGACAGAATTTCCTGATGGAGATAACGCCGGTGTACCTGAAAGGGGAAAATAATACCCTCGTTCTGACCGGGGCGGTGATCATGCTGCGTTCTACCGTTCGTATGGGTCGCCAGCTGCAAAATCTCTCCAGCCAGGATGTCGGTGCGTTCAGCCAGATTATTGCGGTTAGCCCGAAAATGCGCCATGTGGTCGATCAGGCACGCAAGCTCGCCAACTTAACCGCGCCTCTGCTGATCACCGGCGATACGGGCACCGGGAAAGACCTGCTGGCTCACGCCGTGCATCTTGCCAGCCCGCGAGCGGCGAAACCGTATCTGGCACTCAACTGTGCGTCCATCCCTGAAGATGCCGTTGAAAGCGAACTGTTCGGCCATGCGCCAGAAGGTAAAAAAGGATTCTTCGAGCAGGCGAACGGTGGTTCGGTACTGCTGGACGAAATTGGCGAAATGTCGCCACGTATGCAGGCCAAACTGCTGCGCTTCCTGAACGACGGGACATTCCGCCGCGTAGGGGAAGACCATGAGGTACATGTGGATGTGCGCGTGATCTGCGTCACCCAGAAAAATCTGGTGGAGCTGGTGCAAAAGGGCGTGTTCCGCGAGGATCTCTATTATCGCCTGAACGTACTGACGCTGAATATCCCGCCGCTGCGCGATTGTCCGCAGGACATCATGCCGCTGACAGAGCTTTTTGTGGCCCGTTTCGCCGATGAACAGGGCGTACCGCGTCCGAAGCTCTCCGCGGACCTGGGCACGGTGCTGACGCGCTACGGCTGGCCGGGCAATATTCGTCAACTGAAAAACGCCGTTTATCGTGCATTGACTCAGCTGGAAGGGTACGAACTGCGGCCGCAGGACATCCTGTTACCGGATTACGACACCGGGACGGTGTCGGTGGGGGAAGAGGCGATGGAAGGCTCGCTGGATGATATCACCAGCCGTTTTGAACGTTCGGTGCTGACGCAGCTTTATCGTAGCTATCCAAGTACCCGCAAGCTGGCTAAACGTCTTGGGGTATCGCATACCGCGATTGCAAATAAATTGCGTGAGTATGGTCTGAACCAGAAGAAGGGTGACGAATAACGATAAAAAGCCTCTGTAAAGAGGCTTTTACTTTTGCTTCTATAGCGTGCTGTCGTCCTGACAGCACTTATTCCTTCGCCAGAGGCGTGACACTGACGTCGACCTTTGTCTCTCCCTGAATCTTCGCAATCCTGTTCTCCACTTCTTTCACCTGGTCATGATTTGAGAGCAGGGTGTAGGTCAGATCAAAC belongs to Enterobacter cloacae and includes:
- the pspB gene encoding phage shock protein B; its protein translation is MSALFLAIPLTIFVLFVLPIWLWLHYSNRSSRGDLSQSEQQRLVQLSDQANKMRDRIQALEAILDAEHPNWRDR
- the pspC gene encoding phage shock protein C, whose translation is MSGLNLNKKLWRIPQLGMIRGVCAGLAHYLDVPVKLVRVVAVLSIFFGLGFITLVAYIILAFVLDPMPEGELAAEGAPTSNDILNEVDAELAAGEKRLREMERYVTSDTFTLRSRFRQL
- a CDS encoding UPF0283 membrane protein, with the translated sequence MTEPLKPRIDFTGTLEQEQQEAFKTAQTFSGPQADNFAPALTEERGVEEGQAEAVIEAALRPKRSLWRKMVGAGLALFGVSVIGQGVQWTINAWQTQDWVAMGGCAAGALIVGAGVGSVATEWRRLWRLRQRAHERDEARDLLHSHGTGKGRAFCEQLATQAGIDQSHPALQRWYAAIHETQNDREVVTLYSHMVQPVLDAQARREISRSAAESTLMIAVSPLALVDMAFIAWRNLRLINRIANLYGIELGYYSRLRLFKLVLLNIAFAGASELVREVGMDWMSQDLAARLSARAAQGIGAGLLTARLGIKAMEVCRPLPWIDDDKPRLGDFRRELIGQLKETLNKKPTQ
- the pspD gene encoding phage shock protein D gives rise to the protein MNRNWQQAGQKIKPGLKIAGKLVLLTALRFGPAGVAGWAVKSVARKPVRMLLAVALEPLLRTLAGRLSGKLK
- a CDS encoding TyrR family transcriptional regulator, whose protein sequence is MRLEVFCEDRLGLTRELLDLLVLRSIDLRGIEIDPVGRIYLNFAEIEFNTFSSLMAEIRRIAGVTDVRTIPWMPSEREHLALSALLEAMPEPFLSLDLKSKVERVNQASCQLFAQGQEKLSNHHASQLIPGFNFLRWLESSPQNTHSEHVVINGQNFLMEITPVYLKGENNTLVLTGAVIMLRSTVRMGRQLQNLSSQDVGAFSQIIAVSPKMRHVVDQARKLANLTAPLLITGDTGTGKDLLAHAVHLASPRAAKPYLALNCASIPEDAVESELFGHAPEGKKGFFEQANGGSVLLDEIGEMSPRMQAKLLRFLNDGTFRRVGEDHEVHVDVRVICVTQKNLVELVQKGVFREDLYYRLNVLTLNIPPLRDCPQDIMPLTELFVARFADEQGVPRPKLSADLGTVLTRYGWPGNIRQLKNAVYRALTQLEGYELRPQDILLPDYDTGTVSVGEEAMEGSLDDITSRFERSVLTQLYRSYPSTRKLAKRLGVSHTAIANKLREYGLNQKKGDE